Part of the Candidatus Moraniibacteriota bacterium genome is shown below.
CGCCAGAGAGCTTGATTTTGAATTGCTCGCTCAGATATTCAGCAAGCGCGGTATGTGCTCTGTCGGGATTGTCGGATACGGACTTCGACTGCATGACGAGTGTCTCAATTCGATCGGAGAAGTTTCGTGCTTGTTTTTTGTTCCAGCCACCGCCACCCTTCTCTGGATCCAGGTCGAGCTTATTGGAAAATTGCTCCCGGTCGATATTGTTGAATAGGTATTCTTTGAGGAAGCTTTCTGCTGATGCAAGTTGTTCTTCGGTGAGGTTGGAGAGAACATGAGCGAGGAGTTGTTTTGCCTTGAAGGGGATGAGGAGCACGTTCATTTGCTGAGAAGAGAGGCTTCGGAATGATCCCATGAGCATCTTAAGTTCTGGTGGAAGATTATCCTCAACCACTTCTTGTTCGGGTTTTTTCACTTCGATTTTTCGTTTGTCTTTTTGTATGACTTCCTTTTCAATGCGTCCATCCTTCATGTAGATGACACGGTCGGCATAAGGGAGATGCTCGGCATTGTGCGTCACCATGATGATGGTTTTCTTGTCGATATCATTGAGTTCTTTGAGAATTTCGAGCACATTTTGTGCAGACTCGCTATCGAGGTTGCCGACAGGTTCGTCCGCGAGGATAATCTCTGGATTATTGACGAGAGATCTCGCAATGGCGACGCGTTGTTTTTGTCCACCAGAAAGTTGGCTTGGGAACTTGTCCATCTGTTCGGCGATGCCGAAACGCCGAAGAAGTTTGATGCCGTCTTTGCGACGACTTGCGACATTTTCGCCGCGAAATGTTTTTGGGAGACAGACATTTTCAACAATATTGAGCGAGGGGATGAGGTAGAATGCCTGAAAAACCATCCCAATCCACATTTGGTGGAATTCGAGTTCTTCGCGCACGGTCATTTTCGAAAGAGGTTTTTGCTTGACGATGACGTCGCCATACGTTGGCTTCTGCAGTCCAGATATGGAATACAAAAGCGTTGACTTTCCGCATCCGGAAGGTCCGTAGATAATGATGTATTCCTCTGGATAAATTTCCAGGTTGGTTTCTTCGAGTGCGCGGACTTCGTTTGATTTTCCCTGATTGTAAATCACGCGAAGGCGATTGATAGCAATGATTGGTTCCGACATAGAAAGGGCGCGAATTGCAAATACGGCATCTCTTTGTGTATTATACCATTCTTTGATTTTTCACACGCGTGGTATACTGAAAACAATATTTTTCAAAGAGGTGTGCAGAGTGTCGCTGGAGGGTTTTTGTTGCGTGCGCTCTTTGTGCAATGAGATGAGAGTATGAGAATAAAAAGAAAAGATGTCAGTGTCCTGATTGTTGATGATGATCAATCGACACGAGAAGTGTATCGCGACCTCTTGAAACTCGCAGGGTTTTCCATTATCGAATCTCCTAATGGGAAAGATGCGCTTGCGAAATTCAAGAAGCATCTTCCACAGGTAGTCTTTACTGGCATTGATCTTCCGGAATCGGATGGTTTTTCGCTTATCACAAATATTCGCGCGAGCGATCTCTCGCAGCCATTTTTCATCGTAAATAGTCACAATGATCGCCAGATTGATCGTGCCAAGGCGGTTGAATTTAATGTTGATGGATTTTTTGTGCGCGGTTTCTCGGCGCCGAAGAATGTGATTGATTTGATTATGGCACTTACAAAGAATCGAAGCGTGCATCATTCCTGGGGGGCTGACCCGATATTTTGGGATCGGTCTCGTTTCGAGGGTGTTACGGAGAAATATGGTATGAAATTGTTTCTCATTTCGGCTATTGCTATATTTTCAGCGCTTCTTATTGCGCTTTTTGTGCGCAGCAGGTAGATTTGGCGGGGTATTTTGCAAAGGGTGTATGCCCTTTTTCTTTTTTCAGGTATACTGATGAACTTGATGAGAGAGTTGTTCTGTTGAGCTGTATTTTTGAAATGTATGAGATGGAGAATAAAATTTCGGCACTTTGCTATCGCGGTTTCCCTTATTGCATGGCCTCTCGTTGGGATGTTTTCGGCGGTCAGTATCGCACATGCCGATGACCCCTTAGTTATCGAAGTCCTTGAGCGCTCTGATTGTGCGCATTGTCAAGAAGAAAAGAATTTTCTCTCCAATCTCGCTGCGCACCGAGATGATTTCTCGGTGAAACTCTTTGATATAGATGGCGAGGGGAAAGATCTCTTCAATCGAATTACCGCTCTAGAGAGACTTCCAAAGGCAACGCCAGTCACTATTGTCGGTGGGACAATCTTGCAGGGATTCGACACAGCTGAGACAACGGGGCGTCGTATCGAAGCGCTTCTTGATGCAAGTAAGGGGAAAGAGCAAATCACTTTTGAGCAATACCTCGTGGCAGACAGAGATCATCGCGCTTCGAAAGCGGAGCAGGTGGTGGGAGGTTCATGCGCGGATGGGACGACCTGCGCATTGCCCAATACTGAGTCGTATCTCGTTTCCATTCCATTTGTCGGAAAGACGGTGGATATTTCGCAATTTTCTCTCCCCACGCTCTCGGTGGTACTCGGATTCGTCGATGGATTCAACCCGTGCGCTATGTGGGTCCTTGTGACATTTCTCATCTTGCTTGCACAGACAGGATCGCGGAAGAAACTCTTGCAGGTTGCCGGACTCTTCATTGTGGCGGAGACGGTCATGTACTATCTCATTTTGAATGTGTGGTTTACGACGTGGAATTTCATCGGGCTCGATCGTATCGTGACGCCGATTGTGGGTATTGTCGCCACGGGTGGCGGCGTATTTTTTCTCTATGAATGGTACAAATCGCTTGGTACGAAGATGGCGTGTCAGATTGTTGATGCTGAGAATCGCTCAAAGATTGTTCAGAAAATCAAGGCATTTATTACGGGAGACTTTACCGTTCTTGCAGCACTTGGTATCATCGGACTTGCCTTCACAGTGAATATCATCGAATTCGCCTGCTCAATCGGTATTCCCCAGGCGTTTACCAAAATCATCGAGCTCAATCACTTGGGATTTTGGCAGACACAGTCGCTCATGGCGATATATATCTTCTTTTACATGATTGATGATTTGTTGGTGTTTGGACTGGCGATTTGGGGATTTGAGAAGATGCATCTGACAGAGAAATATTCACAGTGGTCGGCGTTCATTGGTGGTGTACTGATGCTTGTACTCGGGTATTTGCTTATGTTTCGTCCGGACATCATCAGTCGGCTTGGCTAAGGTTGGAAAGAAATCGCATATGTGAGATACTGCATGAATATCGTGATACTTTCTTGCACGGTGTGGATTTGAAAACGAAGCTCCCATTTTGGCAGGAAGAAAAGAAAATAATAAATACTTAAAATTTTTCTTATGGAAAAAGAACAGCAGGAAACGCCGATTCGGCGTCGACGGTCAGAGGGGTCACTCGTTGCCTCGAGTATGTGGGGCGCAGGGATACTGGTTTCGATTGCGATTGTTGCGGGTTCGACCGCGATAACATTTGCCATTCTCAAGTCGAGTCTTTTTACCTCGCTTGATGCGGCGCAGAGTGGTACGGTGACGGCGCCGACTGCGGGAAATCAAGGATCTCAACCGGCAGCAAATGCGCCAGCACCAGCGCCAACACCAGCTGCGAAGACGGTAGCAACTGCTTCAATGGGGACATCTCCAGTACTCGGGAATCCGAAAACGGCGAAAGTGGCAATCGTTGAATGGACTGACCTCGAATGCCCGTTTTGCAAGCAGTTCCATGAGCAAACATTTGATTCTATTGTGAAGGACTATGTGGATACGGGAAAAATACTTTTCGTTGTCCGGAATTATCCTTTGGATTTCCATGGCGATGCATCGATTAAAGAAGCGAATGCAGCACTCTGCGTACGCGAAGCTGCTGGAGACAAAGCATACTTTTCCTTTGTGAATGATGTCTATACGACGACAGGGACGAATGGCAAGGGTATGCCAGATGAAACATTGGCGAATCTTGCGACAAAAGCAGGTGGGAAGTCGCTTGCGTCGTGTATGGACAGCCGGAAATTTAAGAGCGTGATTGATGCTGATTTGCAAGAAGGGACAACTTCGGGTATATCTGGCACACCAGGCTTTGTTATAGGGAAAATTGGCAGTAATGGCTCGGTCGAAGGCGAGCTTATCTCCGGCGCGATGCCGTACGCAGAATTCAAAAAGGCAATTGATACCGCATTGGGTGCGTAGAGCCTGGTAAATCAATGTCTCTTGGCGTCTATTGAGAAAGGCTATTTTTCTGAAAAACAGTGCGGAGGTTTTCCTTGTCGACACTTCTTTAGCAGAGTCTTACTGTGTTTATGCTGCCGTTTGATGTGACTGATGAGGAAGGAAGAGATGAGCCACTCGCTGTCGGAGCTTTTCTCGATGTCTTGAACGAAAGTTTTGTCGGCATGCGCCTCTCTCTTCGAGGCGAGGTGTCTGGTGTTGAAGATCGACGGAATGTCATCTACTTTTCTCTCAAGGACGCTGATGGAGAAGCTATGTTGTCGTGCCTCATATTTCGAAATGATTTCTTGCTTCATGGCGTCACTCTCGAAGAAGGGCAGGAAATAATCGTTGAGGGCGTGCCAAATATTTGGAAGCCGAGAGGGCGACTGTCTTTTCGTGTGTCTGTGATGCGACTTGCCGGCATGGGCGCGCTCAAACGAGCGTATGACGAACTTCGGCTGAAACTTGAGCGTGAAGGCATATTTTTGCCCGAGAAGAAGCGTGCGATTCCGCCGTTCCCGCGAAGAGTGGCGCTCATCACTTCTCGTGAAGGGGCGGCTATTGGTGATTTCGCTGCCAATCTTGGGCGGTATGGGTTTTCGATTACCTTGTTTGATGCACATGTCGAGGGAAAGCGATCTGTTGGCGATATACTCGAAGGCATAGCTTTTTTCAATCAACATCCGGAAGACTGGGATGTGCTCGTTATTATTCGCGGCGGCGGGAGCCTCGAGAGCCTCGAGGCTTTCAATAGTGAACGTGTAGTTCGTGCTATTGCAGAGTCAGTTATTCCGACGCTTGCCGGTATCGGGCATGAAAAAGACGTATCGCTTGCAGCACTTGCGGCGGATGTCATGGTTTCGACGCCGACAGCAACTGCCAAAGCGCTGAGTGTGTCTGAGGAAGAAGCGAGGGAGAAACTTGCTCTCTTTGCGCGAAGTATACTTGAGAATTTTCAAGGTGGAATATTTGATGTTGCGGAGCGGATTCGAGAGTACTCGAATACTCTGCGTCGGGCGAGTGAACGCGTGGTGGCGCCAATCAGAGAGATTGATCGTGTTGGTATTCGTCTCTCGTCGACATTTTCCTCGTGGTGTGAAAGGGCGCGCACAGAGCAATTGCATATTTCACGTGCGCTTCTTCGGTTCGCTACTGTGTCGGCGATGCAGAAACGACTAGATGCTGTCGCTTCGCGGATTGAAATGGGGAATCCGAAGCATTTCTTGGAGCGCGGATATAGCGTGCTTCGGAAGAATGGTCGTGTTGTCAGAAATGTCTCAGATGTCGCTGTTGGAGAGGTGTTCGAGGCGCTTCTTGTTGACGGAAGCATCGAGGCAAATGTGACAGACATTCGACGCAACAAGAAATAACGCTTGGAAAATGAAGTGATGATGGGTATTTAATCAACTCAAAGGTATCTCTATGAAAAAAACAGACGCAGTGTCTATAGATGAAACACTGAAGAAACTTGAGCAGATAGCAGTATGGTTTGAAACACAAAGCGAACCAAATCTTGAGGAGGGGTTGAAAAGAATTGAAGAAGCAGCGGTGCTTCTTGAGGCGAGTCGGAAGCGTCTCGGCGAGATAGAGAATCGATTCGACGAAGTAAAGAAAAAAATGGACTGAGAATTTTTTGGAATTCATAGTTTTTGGTGGCGAGATATGGTATATTTTCAAGCAGAACACGGTAGGGAAATTTGCTAGAACTATTTCTTTTGCAATTCAGGTATTGAAATGGCATGTCCCCCCGCGTGTCTTCGAGGGATTTTTGTGGATGTAGAAGGAGAATTGAAGAGTGTGTTGTCGTAGAAATATGGTGTCGCTTAACCGAGAATTTTTTGGAAGGCATCTTTCTGTGCGAAGAAGGTTTCTTTTTGCTGCGTTTCTGGTATTTTTTCTGAGTCTCACGGCGATATTTGCTGTGAAGAAAAGCACGGCTTTCTCCACGGATTCAGCAATTTCTTTCGAGGTGGCAGATGCTGGTCTTCGTCTCTATTTGGAGAAATACCAAGGCGCTTCTCAGGGTGCTTCTCTCGGAACTCTTGGAACGTGCTCAGGCGGTATATTTAGCGGAGACTATTTTACTATCGGGAAATACGAAGTGACATTCTATGGGAGTGGAGACCAAAAACTTGGATGTGGTAGCAAACTTGCCTCGGTGGTAGTGGTGCGGAGCATAAGTTTCTATCGTGGTATGTCTATGGTAGTCCAACGGCAGGTACGAGCAGATGATGGAAGTGTCCAGTCTCCAATGCCGACCCCTACACCGAATCCAATTCCTACCCCAACGCCCACTCCTGTTCCAACTCCCACGCCTACTCCCACTCCACCATCATTGCGAGATGTTTCATACAAAGGTGGACTCTTGCTAGACGTCTATCCTGCTGCAAATGGAAATACCAATGCGCCAGTACTTCTCTTTCTCCATAGTGGCGGATGGTACAAGGGCGACAAAACGGATGATGCGGCTCGTTTGGGAGCGAGTCTTTCGGCGCTTGGCATAACAGTGATTGCTCCAAACTACACGCTTGTGCCTTCAGGGTATTATCCGACACCGCTTCTGGATACGGATTGCGCGCGTCGATGGATTGTTGCCAATGCCTCGGCGTATGGTTTCGACGTGAATAGGATTTCTCTTGGTGGATATTCTTCCGGTGCACATATAGCGTTGCTCTATGGTCTTCGACCATCCGCATATCAAGACACGTCGTGTCCATGGAGTGCTTCCTCACCATCTCTCAAGAACATTGTGGCACTTGCTGGTCCAACCAATCTCGCAACAATCACGGGTGATGTCCGCACAATGGCGAATAATTTTCTGAATGGCGCTTCAGCAGTTGAGGCGAGTCCGATTACGTATGCGGGTAATCGAAATTCCTCTCGCTTCCTTCTTTTGCAGACACAGGATGATGAACTTGTTTCTTTTGGTGGGCAGGCAGAGCCGTTTTACAGTGCTCTCCTTGCTTCGAATCCATCAACGGTGCAAGCAAAATGGTATGCAAGTGGCGGACATCTTTTTGCTTACTCCGTAGGGACGGCGACCTATCGTGATGTAGTAAATAGAATTCAAGCATTTCTCGCGCCGTGAGGAATATAAATTTGTGGATGAAATTGATGCTTGCTTTGCGTGAGAATGTTGAACTTGAGGGGGGATAGGGTCGTCTCTTTTTGAAAATCATGCTATACTAAACGCAGTTTTGTTTTTTTGTCTGTTGATGCGAATAATACAAAAACACATGAAGCGCGCATTGAAAAACTTCTCTCGTGGATCGATTCTTGCTTATTCACTCATCTTGCTTGGTATTGTGCTGACTGCCTCAATCGGCATGATGTCAGCATCAGTAACGAATCTCAAAACAGTCTCTTTGAGCGATAAATCTATCAATGCCTTCCAGATAGCTGACTCTGGATCGCAGGCAGTTATTAAAGAATTGAAAGCTGCGGCGGATGGAGATAAATTGAGTGATATCGATGGCGGTTCTTGTAATAATAGTACGAAGAGTATCGACAAAGACCTGTTTCTTGAGGGAAGGTACCGAGTGACTTTTTTTGACGCTTCTGATCCAGCTGTTCAGCTTGGTTGTGGTGCAGATGTATCTGATGTTGCCTCTGTAAAATCTGTCGGTACCTATGGCGATACGGCGCGAGCGGTGCAGGTGGTCGTTCAATCGATTAAGCCGATTGGTTGGTGGAAATTTAATAACAATGCGGACGACGAGACAAGTGGCGCAAATGATGGTTCTCTCTCAGGCTCTCCATTGCCAACTTTTGTTGATGCGCCTTCCTTTGCCAATCGCGCTTTGTATATTAATAGCGGATCAGGTGTTGTAACAATTAACAATGAGTCAAATTTTGATTTGCGCCGAACTATCAGCATTTCTTTATGGCTTAAAGCTGATACTCTTCCTCCTGCTGGCTCTATGGCTTCTTTGGTTTCGAAGATGGATTCGTCGGGGACAGTGTCTTCTCGCGCGTATTCCGTGTGGCTCAATGGTTTTGGTTTCGTACATCTTACATCGTCGAATAGCTCTGGAACAGAAGCGTGTACAGATACCGCTGATAGCGTAATCAATCTGAATACATGGTACCATTATGTTGGTGTAATTGATCGAGATAATGGTTCGATGAAGATATATGTTAATGGGGTTTTGCAGACTCCTGGTTCAGCTGCTCATCATTGTGGTAGTTCAGGAACTTTTTCCGCTGGAGATGATGCTGCAGACAATGATGAGCCTGTGAGGGTAGGGGGGGATTTTGGTTCAAGCTATGCTGTATTCGACGGTCAGATAGATGATGTTCGTATTTACAATGGAATTCTTTCTGCATCGGATGTTTCCTCGTTGTATAATAGTGGAAACGGGAGGGAGTAAGATTTCTATGGCATGAGGAATATGCACAATGATATTTCCATCGTCCTCGCTGGTGCGGCGGGGAAGGGGGTGCAGACGGTTGAAGGGATACTCCTCTCGGTTTTGAAGAGTGAGGGATATCCGGTTTTTGCGTCCAAGGAATATATGTCGCGGGTGCGGGGCGGGTCGAACTCAACCGAGATTCGCATTGGAGCAGATAAACCGCGTGCGTATAGGCAATCGATGGATATTTGCTTTCCTTTTGACAGGGCGGCATTTGAGCATTTGCGCCGGAGAATGACGCCGGAGACACTTATTCTGGCAGATGAACGACTGGTGGCAAGCGGGATGGATCATTCGATTGTGCATGTGCCGATTTCATCCCTTGCGACAGAACTGGGAAATCCATTGTTCGAAAACACGGTAGCGGCGGGCGTGATTCTTGGTATTCTCGGCGCGGATATTTCTGGGCTTGATGCCTATCTCCAGACTCGTTTTGCATCGAAGGGGGACAAGGTTGTCGAGGGAAATATTGAAGCGGGAAAGCAGGGCTACAAGATTGGGCAGCACCTTGCCTATACAGAGAATCTTGATTTGAGCATTAGACAAGATGCTCGTATATCAAACGAGGTGATGGTAGATGGGACGGAAGCAATTGCAATGGGAGCAATTGCAGGAGGGTGCAGTTTCATTGCGTCCTATCCCATGTCGCCGTCAACCGGTGTGCTGCAATTTCTTGCCAAATCGGCGGAGACTTTCGGCATTGCCGTTGAGCAGGCGGAAGACGAGATTGCGGCGATTAATATGGGGCTTGGTGCGAGCTATGCTGGTGCGCGCGCCATGGTGACGACCTCTGGCGGCGGCTTTGCGCTTATGTGTGAGAGTGTGAGCCTTGCGGGGATGATGGAATTGCCAATCGTGATTCATATCGCACAGCGCCCGGGACCGGCAACGGGGCTCCCGACGCGGACCGAGCAGGGCGATCTCGAGCTCACGCTCTACGCGGGACACGGCGAGTTTCCGCGCGCGATATTTTCGCCCGGGACGCATGAAGAGGCCTTTGAGACGATGCAACAGGCGTTTCGCATGGCGGAGAAATGGCAGTCGCCGGTTTTCCTCCTCTCTGACCAGTATTTCCTCGACACCGTATCGACCGTGCCTCAGGATGTGTTCGTGGCGACTTCAGAAACGCGAGACATTATCGAAACATCCAAAGACTATGAGCGATATACGCTTACGGAGAATGGAGTTTCGCCACGGGGAATTCCAGGTTGGGGTGAGGGATTGGTAGTAGTCGACAGCGACGAACATACTGAGGATGGGCACCTTACCGAACGTCTCGATATGCGCGTCCTTATGATGGACAAACGTATGAAGAAGCTTGCTGGACTCGCGGCTGATGTCCTCCTGCCAGTTCGTCTCGGTGCCGAAGGTGCAGAGACGATACTTGTTGGCTGGGGGTCGACGCACGGCGCGATTGCCGAGGCACTCGAGAAATCCGGTCGAACAGATATTGCCTATCTTCACTTCAGACAAATCTACCCACTTCCTGTGAATGCGAAAGAACTTTTCAAAAATTCGAAGAACATCCTTGTTATCGAGAATAACTACTCAGGGCAATTTGCAAGCCTCCTCGAAAAGCATGGCATCTCCGTATCGGAGCGAGTAGTGAAATATGATGGCGAACCATTTGGGGTGGAAGAATTGACAGAGAAAATTTCAAGCATTGGCAGTGGACAATAGAACCCTATGGAAACAAAAATTTCCCAAAAATCGTTCGACATGCCGGCGGAGACGGATATTGCCTGGTGCCCGGGGTGTGGGAATTTCCCGCTTCTCACTATTATGAAGATGGCGCTTGCGGAGCTTGATATTGCACCGGAAAAGCTCGTCACCGTCTCCGGTATCGGACAGGCTGCCAAGGCACCACACTATTTCAAGGGCAATGTCTTCAACGGGCTTCATGGACGCGCATTCTCTCCGGCGACAGCGATTAAGGTAGCAAATCCAGAGCTCACCGTCATTGTCGAAACGGGCGATGGCGATGCGTATGGAGAAGGAGGCAATCACTTCACGCATACGATTCGGAGGAATCCAAATATCACAGCGCTTATTCACAACAATATGGTCTATGGACTAACGAAGGGGCAGGCGTCGCCGACGTCGGAAGTGGGTATGAAGACGCCGGTACAGGTGGCAGGGGTTATTCTCGAGCCATTCAATCCGATAGCTTCTGCGATTGCACTCAACTGTTCATTTGTGGCGCGCGCATTTGTGGGCAATGTGCCGCAAGCGAAAGAGATTATCAAAAAAGCTATCCTCCATAAAGGATTTTCGCTCGTGGATATTTTCCAGCCCTGCACGGTGTTCAACAAGATGAATACCTATCAGTGGTTCAAGGAGAAAACGTATGCACTTGAGGATACGCATGATACGCATGATCGCGTCGAAGCATTTCGTCGCGCGACTGAAACAGATCTGCTTCCACTGGGAATTTTTTACGAGAATCCCGATCGAAAAATATTCGAGGAACAACTGGCGAATCATGGAGCACCATTGTATCGGCATCAGGTGAACAGTGATACGTTTCAGGAACTCGTGCGAAGCAAAGTATGAAAGAAAAAAGAGCCGAGAGGCTCTTTTTGAATAGAAGTCCTACTGGATGCGACTCAGTGGATTGAAGAAATCTATGAGCCAGGGGATGCTGATGGCGATGCCGATAAGTGGAAGGAGAAAGAGGATGGTATTTGCGACAGACCTCCAGAAAAGCTGTTTTCGTATTTTCTCGACCGAGTGCCAGATAGTATCAAGCTTCTTGTTCTGCTCCTCGAATTTTTCGCGAATGTCTTGATCCATATATTTTTTGTTTCTATACGAACAGTATACCAAATTTACTCCCGTAGCTCCTATTTTGGAGGTTACTCTGATTGCGAAAGATTATTTTTCTCACATACTTTGCGAATGCTGAACTCATATTTGAAGAGTTTCTTTTCGGAGTCTCGACGTAGACGAGAGAAGACTGTAAGAGTCTGTTAAGAAAGTCTGTTTTTCAGAAAAACAGTGTGAGAAGTACGCCTTTTTGATACTTTTTTAACAGGATCTCATGTAATTTGATATTACTCCATCCCGAGTTCGGCTTTGGCATTTTCGGAAAGACGAGATGGATCCCAAGGAGGATCGAAAGTGAGCTCGACCTCGACAGACTTCACATTGGGAATTGCCAACACCTTTTCTTTCACTTCATTTTCAATGGTCTGAAAGAGCGGGCATCCGATGGTAGTGAGCGTCATGGTGATTTTTATGGCACCCTCTTTTTCACTGACATCGTAAACAAGACCAAGGTCGACAATGGAAACAAATAATTCTGGATCAAGAATCGTCTTGAGTGCTTTGGTAATGGCAGCTTTGCTTGGTTTCTTTGGTGTCATGGTAGTTTTCAAACAAAAAGACGGCACACCCGTCTCTTTGTTCTCTATTTCATGAGGAGTAAAAGATGCTCTCTAATTTGGAAAAACGACTTCGCCCTTCTCGTTCTTTACGGTGATGGCGGAGACAGGGCAGGACTGGGCAGCATTTATGATGGTGTCAGCATCGTCTTGGTCGCAGGTTTCGAGTATGGTTGCCTTGGCGGCGTCATCGAGGACAAAGGTATTTGGAGCGACGCCGACGCATGGCCCGGCACCGATACAGGTATTGGCATCCACTTCGACTGTCCAACCATTTTTCAGAGTAATTGGTCCATGTGGTTTTGCGGCGTCTTTTACATTCGTCATAACATTATTTCTTACGAATTAGTATTATTCAGAGCTTGGTGGAGTGTTTCAATCGAGAGAAATGCGCATTTGGCACGTGCAGGGGAGAGTGTTTCTATGCCAAGCAATTCGGTGATGTCACTTCCAGAAATCTTTAGTGCATCTTCAGGGGAAATTCCCGCGACTTTCTCCGAGAGGAGTGAAGCAGAGGCTTGCGAGAGGGCGCACCCGCTCCCGACCCAACCGATGTTCTCTATTATACCGTTCTTGATGACGATGTCCATGGTGAGAGAATCGCCACAGGAGAGATTCTCTGTTTTGCTTGAGTGTGTCACTTCTTGCAGTCGCCCCACGTGTCGCGGATGGTGATAGTGATCGAGGATAATGTCTTGAGAGTCCATACTATTTCTTTTTTGAGAAAATGAGAAAAGTCTCTTTCATAACTTCTATAGCACGATTGATGTCTTCTTTCGAATTGTATATCGAAAAACTCATTCGCGCGGAGGCGGGGATATTGAGAGCGCTGTGGAGCGGATGTGCGCAGTGAGCTCCGGCGCGAATACAGATATTTTCTCGCGCGAGTGCTTCTGCGAGGTCGTGCGGATGAATACTCGGCAGTGAGAATGAGATGAGACTCCTTTGCATTTCTTTATCATGCGGACCAAGTATGTGGATATCTGGGAAATGTTGGTGGAGTGTTTCGAGCGCGTATCGTGCGAGAGCGTGTTCGTGTTCTTGGATTGCTTCCATGCCAATCGACTGTATATACTCAATAGCGGCGCGGAAGGCGATGATGCCGGAAATGTTTGGCGTGCCGGCTTCAAATCGATAGGGCGGTTTTTTGAATATCGACCCTTCGATACGAGCGTTTTCTACCATATCGCCGCCATATTGGAAGGGCGGAAGCGAATCGAGAAGCGCGTATTTTCCCCAAAGAATACCGACACCGGTTGGGCCAAAACATTTGTGTGCAGAGAGCGCGAGGAAATCAACGCCAAGCGCTTCTACATCGAGCGTCATATGCGAAGCGGCTTGAGCGGCGTCGAGGATGATGCGCGCCTCTGGTGCGAGTGCGCGGACAGTGTTGGCGATGGCTCGGACCGGAGCGAGAGAACCGAGCACATTTGAAATGAGTGGAAAGGCGAATATTTTCGTGTCTTTATCGACGAAGGATTTGAGTATCTCTTGGTTGATATCTCCCGATTCCGAAACAGGCATGACTTTGAATTGTGTGCCGGTTCGAAATGCCAGAGCCTGCCAGGGAAGGAAATTCGCATGATGATCCATGCTGGTGACGACGACAGAGTCTTTCTTTGAGAGGGTATTTTCGAGAGTGTATGAGAGGAGATTGATAGCCTCGGTTGTTCCCTTTGTGAAGACAATTTCGTTCCTTTCTGCGCCAATCCACTCTGCAACCGCATCGCGGGTTTTTTCGTATTCTCTCGTTGCGCGTTCGGAGAGTTCGTACAAACCGCGTGATATATTTGCCGGATATTTC
Proteins encoded:
- a CDS encoding alpha/beta hydrolase — translated: MRRRFLFAAFLVFFLSLTAIFAVKKSTAFSTDSAISFEVADAGLRLYLEKYQGASQGASLGTLGTCSGGIFSGDYFTIGKYEVTFYGSGDQKLGCGSKLASVVVVRSISFYRGMSMVVQRQVRADDGSVQSPMPTPTPNPIPTPTPTPVPTPTPTPTPPSLRDVSYKGGLLLDVYPAANGNTNAPVLLFLHSGGWYKGDKTDDAARLGASLSALGITVIAPNYTLVPSGYYPTPLLDTDCARRWIVANASAYGFDVNRISLGGYSSGAHIALLYGLRPSAYQDTSCPWSASSPSLKNIVALAGPTNLATITGDVRTMANNFLNGASAVEASPITYAGNRNSSRFLLLQTQDDELVSFGGQAEPFYSALLASNPSTVQAKWYASGGHLFAYSVGTATYRDVVNRIQAFLAP
- a CDS encoding LamG domain-containing protein, which codes for MKRALKNFSRGSILAYSLILLGIVLTASIGMMSASVTNLKTVSLSDKSINAFQIADSGSQAVIKELKAAADGDKLSDIDGGSCNNSTKSIDKDLFLEGRYRVTFFDASDPAVQLGCGADVSDVASVKSVGTYGDTARAVQVVVQSIKPIGWWKFNNNADDETSGANDGSLSGSPLPTFVDAPSFANRALYINSGSGVVTINNESNFDLRRTISISLWLKADTLPPAGSMASLVSKMDSSGTVSSRAYSVWLNGFGFVHLTSSNSSGTEACTDTADSVINLNTWYHYVGVIDRDNGSMKIYVNGVLQTPGSAAHHCGSSGTFSAGDDAADNDEPVRVGGDFGSSYAVFDGQIDDVRIYNGILSASDVSSLYNSGNGRE
- a CDS encoding 2-oxoacid:acceptor oxidoreductase subunit alpha, with the protein product MRNMHNDISIVLAGAAGKGVQTVEGILLSVLKSEGYPVFASKEYMSRVRGGSNSTEIRIGADKPRAYRQSMDICFPFDRAAFEHLRRRMTPETLILADERLVASGMDHSIVHVPISSLATELGNPLFENTVAAGVILGILGADISGLDAYLQTRFASKGDKVVEGNIEAGKQGYKIGQHLAYTENLDLSIRQDARISNEVMVDGTEAIAMGAIAGGCSFIASYPMSPSTGVLQFLAKSAETFGIAVEQAEDEIAAINMGLGASYAGARAMVTTSGGGFALMCESVSLAGMMELPIVIHIAQRPGPATGLPTRTEQGDLELTLYAGHGEFPRAIFSPGTHEEAFETMQQAFRMAEKWQSPVFLLSDQYFLDTVSTVPQDVFVATSETRDIIETSKDYERYTLTENGVSPRGIPGWGEGLVVVDSDEHTEDGHLTERLDMRVLMMDKRMKKLAGLAADVLLPVRLGAEGAETILVGWGSTHGAIAEALEKSGRTDIAYLHFRQIYPLPVNAKELFKNSKNILVIENNYSGQFASLLEKHGISVSERVVKYDGEPFGVEELTEKISSIGSGQ
- a CDS encoding 2-oxoacid ferredoxin oxidoreductase (catalyzes the coenzyme A-dependent decarboxylation of 2-oxoacids, such as pyruvate and 2-oxoglutarate) → METKISQKSFDMPAETDIAWCPGCGNFPLLTIMKMALAELDIAPEKLVTVSGIGQAAKAPHYFKGNVFNGLHGRAFSPATAIKVANPELTVIVETGDGDAYGEGGNHFTHTIRRNPNITALIHNNMVYGLTKGQASPTSEVGMKTPVQVAGVILEPFNPIASAIALNCSFVARAFVGNVPQAKEIIKKAILHKGFSLVDIFQPCTVFNKMNTYQWFKEKTYALEDTHDTHDRVEAFRRATETDLLPLGIFYENPDRKIFEEQLANHGAPLYRHQVNSDTFQELVRSKV
- a CDS encoding DUF59 domain-containing protein, producing the protein MTPKKPSKAAITKALKTILDPELFVSIVDLGLVYDVSEKEGAIKITMTLTTIGCPLFQTIENEVKEKVLAIPNVKSVEVELTFDPPWDPSRLSENAKAELGME
- a CDS encoding ferredoxin, translated to MTNVKDAAKPHGPITLKNGWTVEVDANTCIGAGPCVGVAPNTFVLDDAAKATILETCDQDDADTIINAAQSCPVSAITVKNEKGEVVFPN